From Nomascus leucogenys isolate Asia chromosome 15, Asia_NLE_v1, whole genome shotgun sequence, a single genomic window includes:
- the LOC100603233 gene encoding olfactory receptor 52I2, whose amino-acid sequence MCQQILQDCILLLHHLCINRQEVSPVMLGPAYNHTMETPASFLLVGIPGLQSSHLWLAISLSAMYIIALLGNTLIVTAIWMDSTLHEPMYCFLCVLAAVDTVMASSVVPKMVSIFCSGDSSISFNACFTQMFFVHLATAVEMGLLLTMAFDRYVAICKPLHYKIILTPQMMLGMNMTITIRAIIAITPLSWMVSHLPFCGSNVVVHSYCEHIALARLACADPMPSSLYSLIGSSIMVGSDVAFIAASYILILRAVFVLSSKTAQLKALSTCGSHVGVMALYYLPGMASIYAAWLGQDVVPLHTQVLLADLYVIIPATLNPIIYGMRTKQLRERIWSYLMHVLFDHSNLGS is encoded by the coding sequence atGTGTCAACAAATCTTACAGGATTGCATTCTTCTCTTACATCATTTATGCATTAATAGGCAAGAAGTCTCACCTGTGATGCTGGGTCCAGCTTACAATCACACAATGGAaacccctgcctccttcctccttgTGGGTATTCCAGGACTGCAATCTTCACATCTTTGGCTGGCCATCTCACTGAGTGCCATGTACATCATAGCCCTGTTAGGAAACACCCTCATCGTGACTGCAATCTGGATGGATTCCACTCTGCATGAGCCCATGTATTGCTTTCTGTGTGTTCTGGCAGCTGTGGACACTGTTATGGCCTCCTCGGTGGTACCCAAGATGGTGAGCATCTTCTGCTCAGGAGACAGCTCCATCAGCTTTAATGCTTGTTTCACTCAGATGTTTTTTGTCCACTTAGCCACAGCTGTGGAGATGGGGCTGCTGCTGACCATGGCTTTTGACCGCTATGTAGCCATCTGCAAGCCTCTACACTACAAGATAATTCTCACACCTCAAATGATGCTGGGAATGAATATGACCATCACCATTAGAGCCATCATAGCCATAACTCCACTGAGTTGGATGGTGAGTCATCTACCTTTCTGTGGCTCCAATGTGGTTGTCCACTCCTACTGTGAGCACATAGCTTTGGCCAGGTTAGCATGTGCTGACCCCATGCCCAGCAGTCTCTACAGTCTGATTGGTTCCTCTATTATGGTGGGCTCTGATGTGGCCTTCATTGCTGCCTCCTATATCTTAATTCTCAGGGCAGTATTTGTTCTCTCCTCAAAGACTGCTCAGTTGAAAGCATTAAGCACATGTGGCTCCCATGTGGGGGTTATGGCTTTGTACTATCTACCTGGGATGGCATCCATCTATGCGGCCTGGTTGGGGCAGGATGTAGTGCCCTTGCACACCCAAGTGCTGCTAGCTGACCTGTATGTGATCATCCCAGCCACCTTAAATCCCATCATCTATGGCATGAGGACCAAACAATTGCGGGAGAGAATATGGAGTTATCTGATGCACGTCCTCTTTGACCATTCCAACCTGGGTTCATGA